One Comamonas sp. 26 genomic region harbors:
- a CDS encoding type I restriction-modification system subunit M/S has product MNPKYVILRFMNAAQPSDLFRHLLDQALSPSVAFAVGWALLGWAKLSELNRLPESAKVQNALKHGQTSISNALSQAIAASEDQLLSDLLPLKGLPQENIETLVHTAWKILQNGKLDNLSLEEVLSLNTDSFGQGESLASHAYGSFPLLPRELVELMVELGDVKGRDNVYTPWDTSSQFSVAVHRLGAMPYTETPERQNVTRLVQLLANLEAPVHCTDPVVHPTALSQKGGLIQFDVALACPPFGMRYERDLSQQDQWCRFPEQTTSGTVLVVRHLLAQAKRRVVVLVPSTLLSGAGAEAQLRNDLVQRGMIHAVLAMPKGLLPVTGVATAVLVLDPRGGNEQVHFIDVGNGPFYKAVSKTRWSLIDPVHLARRIQSPALLPSTNEATRTRSEILDANTLQVSRLLAQATSSFTPSPSQPLVRLADLVHTVRPLHPTLRKASQSMESTFRVHEVGAQDLPSHGYIRDAQRQLDLPVQLLAQTESLYLEPLDIVLIVKGGAGKVGIVSKDVLQLSTPWIVGQSGIVLRMHASTPIDARALFLLLRSNQGQELLQSIVVGATTPLIQLRELMALSIWLPNSQQQDEAIQALELEDNLQDQIDQLRNEQAAIAAHLWAQP; this is encoded by the coding sequence ATGAATCCGAAGTATGTAATACTTCGATTCATGAATGCAGCCCAACCTTCAGACCTTTTCCGCCACTTGCTTGATCAAGCACTCAGTCCGAGTGTCGCCTTTGCTGTGGGGTGGGCCCTTCTTGGGTGGGCTAAGCTCTCTGAACTCAATCGTTTGCCAGAATCGGCTAAGGTCCAAAACGCCCTGAAACATGGGCAAACGTCTATCAGCAATGCTCTGTCGCAAGCCATCGCGGCTTCGGAAGATCAACTTCTGAGTGATCTACTGCCCCTCAAAGGCCTGCCTCAAGAAAATATTGAGACGCTGGTTCATACGGCTTGGAAGATTCTGCAAAACGGCAAACTAGACAATCTGTCGCTGGAGGAGGTTCTGTCTCTGAATACAGACTCGTTTGGGCAAGGTGAGTCGCTAGCTTCTCATGCATACGGCTCTTTTCCGTTACTCCCTCGCGAGTTAGTTGAACTTATGGTGGAGCTTGGAGACGTAAAGGGGCGCGACAATGTCTACACTCCTTGGGACACGTCTTCTCAGTTTTCTGTTGCAGTGCATCGGCTGGGTGCCATGCCGTACACCGAGACTCCTGAACGCCAAAATGTCACGCGTCTCGTGCAATTACTTGCTAATCTTGAAGCGCCTGTGCATTGCACTGATCCAGTGGTGCACCCGACAGCATTAAGTCAGAAGGGCGGACTGATTCAGTTCGATGTGGCTCTTGCATGTCCCCCCTTCGGGATGCGCTATGAGCGTGATTTGTCACAGCAAGATCAATGGTGCCGATTTCCTGAGCAAACCACATCTGGCACCGTGCTTGTCGTAAGGCATTTGTTGGCCCAGGCAAAGCGTCGAGTGGTAGTTCTTGTGCCCAGTACATTGCTGTCTGGTGCCGGTGCTGAAGCTCAGTTGCGCAATGATCTTGTGCAACGTGGAATGATCCACGCAGTATTGGCAATGCCTAAAGGACTGCTGCCAGTCACGGGTGTTGCCACTGCAGTTCTCGTCTTGGACCCGCGCGGAGGGAATGAGCAAGTTCACTTTATTGATGTGGGCAATGGCCCCTTTTATAAAGCAGTGTCCAAAACACGGTGGAGCTTGATTGACCCAGTTCACTTAGCTCGTCGTATTCAGTCACCAGCTTTGTTGCCATCGACAAACGAGGCTACGCGAACACGCTCAGAAATACTGGACGCAAATACGTTACAGGTCAGTCGTCTCCTTGCGCAAGCAACATCCTCATTTACGCCATCACCTTCGCAACCATTGGTTCGTTTAGCAGATTTAGTGCATACAGTGCGCCCACTGCATCCGACTCTTCGCAAAGCTTCGCAGTCGATGGAGAGCACCTTCAGAGTGCATGAGGTCGGTGCACAAGACCTGCCTTCTCATGGCTATATTAGGGATGCACAACGGCAGCTTGACCTACCTGTACAGCTTTTGGCTCAGACTGAATCGCTCTACCTAGAGCCGCTAGACATAGTGCTCATTGTTAAAGGTGGTGCAGGAAAAGTCGGCATCGTTTCAAAAGATGTACTTCAGTTATCCACACCTTGGATTGTCGGCCAATCGGGGATTGTGCTGCGCATGCATGCATCCACCCCCATAGATGCACGAGCATTGTTCCTGCTACTACGTTCCAACCAGGGGCAGGAGCTTTTGCAAAGCATTGTGGTTGGTGCAACGACGCCCTTGATTCAGTTGCGAGAACTTATGGCGCTTTCGATATGGCTGCCCAACTCTCAACAACAAGATGAGGCCATCCAAGCATTAGAGCTTGAGGACAACCTACAAGATCAAATCGACCAGTTGCGCAATGAGCAGGCCGCCATCGCAGCGCATCTATGGGCACAGCCTTGA
- a CDS encoding UvrD-helicase domain-containing protein has product MKPTTHQRQIVHTTLPCVEVRASPGSGKTTTLIQRVKHLMRNGTPASQILVLSFAKNSVDEFRNRLQRSLKQKGNSGKKSLPQKKSAVGNELPTTQTTHAFALSLVTRAGGCGGGVPTSTESLVLLKEALRRCRKDASDRKLWVKLNKSERRERLRLVRELLKDSRRLKQLLKALSFAQASKQKLSDVMTSRKFSAGLATYAPIALAVQKRFARAKKAAGKLDFGDMLEKAVDVLDGGAEIPYTHVLVDEFQDGSAAQNLLLASLVKRGCQLMAFGDPEQAIYGFSGSSYTPLDQVVDDVVVMPLPESHRLHRQTAELAMAVAGKSTQKIVTMRDGVKPALVTSGGPIERAHVVVRDIQQLLEQGVDASSIAVLARTNSTLKTVEQSLLALDINSARKGIARDLQHVQRVLRLVSLVDRHERIQAAIDPDAVAHAFRKVKLTAKQDWKSRARSLQKAASSSSLEGRYKECRDIYLKVLGGVRSNKDVRDGLNFWGAKCRDYSNGLEMLRATKQEKPVVQTMTIHKAKGGEWDHVFVVGVADGELPIFHAKSETALAEERRLLYVAVTRARNAVRLYYAPMPHAQSYKKSKELSSLLQPANVQRTLTQVQG; this is encoded by the coding sequence ATGAAGCCAACCACTCATCAGCGCCAGATAGTGCATACCACGCTGCCATGCGTGGAAGTGCGCGCCAGTCCTGGCAGTGGCAAGACCACCACGCTCATACAGCGTGTCAAGCACTTGATGCGCAACGGAACGCCAGCTTCACAAATTCTGGTCTTGAGCTTCGCCAAAAATTCTGTTGATGAGTTCCGCAATCGACTTCAGCGCAGCCTCAAGCAGAAGGGCAACTCTGGCAAGAAGTCACTACCGCAGAAGAAGTCTGCTGTTGGTAATGAGTTGCCCACCACACAGACCACTCACGCCTTTGCCCTAAGTCTAGTGACCCGCGCAGGTGGCTGCGGTGGTGGTGTGCCTACAAGCACAGAAAGTCTAGTGTTGTTGAAAGAAGCTTTGCGCCGTTGCCGGAAAGATGCCTCTGATCGCAAGTTGTGGGTCAAGTTAAATAAATCCGAACGCCGGGAGCGGCTTCGTCTGGTGCGTGAGTTGCTGAAGGACTCGCGTCGTTTGAAGCAGTTGTTAAAAGCGCTGAGCTTTGCTCAGGCCTCGAAGCAGAAGCTCAGTGATGTGATGACCTCACGAAAGTTCTCAGCTGGTCTTGCTACTTATGCCCCGATTGCCTTGGCCGTGCAGAAGCGCTTTGCGCGTGCAAAAAAAGCTGCGGGCAAACTGGACTTCGGAGACATGCTGGAAAAAGCGGTTGATGTACTTGATGGCGGGGCTGAAATTCCTTACACCCATGTGCTGGTCGATGAGTTCCAAGATGGCAGCGCCGCCCAAAATTTGCTGCTAGCCTCACTGGTCAAGCGTGGTTGCCAGCTTATGGCCTTTGGCGACCCTGAGCAGGCGATCTACGGCTTTAGCGGTAGCAGTTATACGCCGCTGGATCAGGTTGTTGACGATGTCGTTGTCATGCCTCTGCCGGAGTCTCACCGCCTGCACCGCCAGACCGCAGAGCTGGCAATGGCTGTTGCTGGCAAGAGCACTCAAAAGATCGTGACTATGCGGGATGGCGTGAAGCCGGCACTGGTGACTAGCGGTGGCCCTATAGAGCGGGCGCATGTCGTTGTCCGGGACATTCAGCAACTACTGGAGCAGGGCGTCGATGCCTCAAGTATTGCTGTGCTTGCTCGTACCAACTCAACTTTGAAGACGGTGGAGCAGAGCTTGCTGGCTCTGGACATAAATTCCGCGAGGAAGGGCATTGCGCGTGATTTACAGCATGTTCAGCGTGTGCTGCGACTGGTTAGTCTGGTTGATCGGCATGAACGTATTCAAGCGGCAATTGATCCTGATGCGGTGGCGCATGCGTTTCGCAAAGTGAAGCTGACGGCCAAGCAAGACTGGAAAAGCAGGGCGCGCAGTCTGCAGAAAGCAGCCAGCTCATCCTCGCTAGAGGGGCGCTACAAAGAATGCCGGGACATTTACTTGAAAGTTCTCGGCGGCGTGCGTTCCAACAAGGACGTCCGAGATGGTCTAAATTTTTGGGGCGCGAAATGCCGTGACTATTCCAATGGCCTTGAAATGCTCCGCGCTACCAAGCAAGAGAAGCCAGTGGTGCAGACCATGACTATCCACAAAGCCAAAGGTGGTGAGTGGGACCACGTGTTTGTGGTCGGTGTCGCTGACGGTGAGTTGCCGATCTTCCATGCCAAGTCGGAGACCGCGCTGGCAGAGGAGCGTCGGCTTCTGTATGTTGCCGTTACGCGGGCACGCAATGCCGTTCGGCTGTACTACGCCCCTATGCCGCATGCTCAAAGCTATAAAAAGTCTAAGGAACTCAGTAGCCTGCTGCAGCCAGCCAATGTTCAACGAACTTTGACTCAGGTGCAGGGCTAG
- a CDS encoding helix-turn-helix domain-containing protein yields MNTSNPSEINAQKPAVPTVKKDAQSSGSAESSVSNKSLPLAESRCYGVSVGVGVSSALVAYGIAADLCAAGSIFGLPVEQQKNVEIFAADHVSASNLKFQVSRFVDGEANISVIVPKTPTPPDYRRQEGRALMGPPKAEGCHVVVVPAANKKARWSEANLSAFKRAVAGKGALIIFIFQGFSKEEEAYLSSCFNGVFTVCRCEPDKGYSSAVMATPIPGSFLAATGHSAVIENIRVDAEGRVERHCLPCVSPDRLDREIYRLREEKKSLEEIGEALGYNKSTISRRLGALPFHLRGDRL; encoded by the coding sequence ATGAATACATCTAATCCAAGTGAAATCAATGCTCAAAAACCAGCAGTGCCAACTGTGAAGAAGGATGCGCAAAGCAGCGGTTCGGCAGAATCTTCAGTCTCTAACAAATCCTTGCCTCTGGCGGAGTCTCGCTGCTACGGGGTCTCGGTAGGTGTAGGTGTTTCTTCAGCGTTGGTGGCCTATGGAATCGCGGCTGACTTGTGCGCGGCAGGCTCAATCTTCGGGTTGCCTGTAGAACAGCAAAAGAACGTCGAGATATTCGCGGCTGATCATGTTTCCGCAAGTAATCTGAAATTTCAGGTGTCTCGTTTTGTCGATGGCGAAGCCAATATCTCCGTGATCGTCCCTAAGACGCCGACTCCTCCCGACTATCGCCGCCAAGAAGGCCGTGCTCTCATGGGGCCGCCGAAAGCAGAGGGCTGTCATGTCGTGGTTGTCCCCGCTGCTAACAAAAAGGCGCGTTGGTCCGAAGCTAATTTGTCTGCATTCAAGCGTGCTGTAGCGGGCAAGGGGGCGCTGATCATCTTTATCTTTCAGGGCTTCAGCAAAGAGGAAGAAGCCTACTTGTCTTCCTGCTTCAACGGCGTATTCACAGTCTGCCGCTGTGAACCTGACAAGGGCTATTCATCGGCGGTTATGGCCACTCCCATCCCTGGTAGTTTTCTCGCGGCAACGGGCCACAGTGCGGTGATTGAAAACATCCGCGTGGACGCTGAGGGTCGCGTTGAACGCCACTGCCTGCCCTGCGTTTCTCCAGACAGACTGGATCGCGAAATCTATCGCCTGCGTGAAGAGAAAAAGTCGTTGGAGGAGATCGGTGAAGCCTTGGGCTACAACAAAAGCACCATCTCTCGTCGCCTGGGTGCATTGCCTTTCCATTTGCGCGGTGACCGTCTGTGA
- a CDS encoding AlpA family transcriptional regulator: MNSPLSANGGPRMLFAQASVAARSRAFQQLKRVGKSTVSQSLHFDTQTATAALQDTPQVVQVASITPESAAEFDRDARYKNPVHKPFPMICLDSDGYIRLNDVLTVYPVSRAAWYDGVLKGIYPAGVKLGPRSVGWSRAAIRELIANPPKF; this comes from the coding sequence ATGAATTCTCCCCTCTCCGCGAACGGCGGTCCCCGTATGTTGTTCGCTCAAGCTTCTGTGGCGGCTCGTTCTCGCGCCTTCCAACAGCTGAAGCGTGTGGGTAAATCGACGGTGTCGCAGAGCCTGCACTTCGATACTCAGACCGCCACGGCTGCACTTCAGGACACACCTCAGGTGGTTCAGGTGGCATCCATAACTCCAGAGAGTGCTGCTGAGTTTGACCGAGATGCCCGCTATAAAAATCCAGTCCACAAGCCGTTTCCAATGATCTGTCTGGATAGCGACGGCTATATACGTCTCAATGACGTTCTGACGGTATATCCGGTCTCGCGTGCGGCATGGTACGACGGCGTCCTCAAAGGCATCTATCCCGCAGGCGTAAAACTTGGCCCCCGCTCAGTCGGCTGGTCTCGTGCCGCCATCCGCGAACTCATCGCAAACCCACCGAAGTTCTGA
- the hrcA gene encoding heat-inducible transcriptional repressor HrcA produces MLDERAKLLLKALIERYIADGQPVGSRTLSRASGLELSPATIRNVMADLEEMGLIISPHTSAGRVPTARGYRLFVDTMLTVDRSNLITPGLIHEQPQKVIANAANLLSNLSQFVGVVMVPRRSSVFKHIEFVRLSERRFLVIIVSPEGDVQNRVIFTDVDYESSQLIEASNFLNHHYAGLTMEEVRTRLQTEVEQLQGEVASLMQAAVNVGSEVMGNHDQEDVVIAGERNLLSVSDFSSDMGNLRRAFDLFEQKTQILRLLDFSNQADGVRIYIGGESQTVPFEDLSVVSAPYELDGKVVGTLGVIGPTRMHYDKMIQIVDITSKLVSNALSHKR; encoded by the coding sequence ATGCTCGACGAACGTGCCAAGTTATTGCTGAAAGCGCTGATTGAGCGTTACATCGCTGATGGTCAACCAGTCGGCTCGCGCACTCTTTCGCGTGCATCCGGGCTTGAATTGTCGCCTGCCACCATCCGCAATGTGATGGCCGATCTGGAAGAAATGGGGTTGATCATCAGCCCGCACACATCCGCAGGCCGCGTGCCTACCGCAAGAGGGTATCGACTGTTTGTCGACACCATGCTGACGGTGGACCGCTCCAACCTCATCACGCCCGGGCTGATCCATGAGCAGCCGCAGAAGGTGATCGCCAATGCGGCTAACCTGCTCTCCAACCTCTCCCAGTTTGTGGGCGTGGTCATGGTGCCGCGCCGCAGCTCCGTCTTCAAGCACATTGAATTTGTGCGCCTGTCGGAGCGGCGCTTTCTGGTCATCATCGTCTCGCCCGAAGGCGATGTGCAAAACCGCGTGATCTTTACGGATGTGGATTATGAGTCTTCGCAGTTGATCGAAGCCTCGAATTTCCTCAATCACCATTACGCCGGTTTGACCATGGAAGAGGTCAGAACAAGGCTGCAGACCGAAGTCGAGCAACTGCAAGGCGAAGTCGCTAGCCTCATGCAGGCCGCCGTGAATGTGGGCTCTGAAGTGATGGGTAACCATGACCAGGAAGACGTGGTGATTGCCGGCGAGCGTAACCTGCTGTCGGTCAGTGATTTCTCCAGCGACATGGGCAATCTGCGCCGCGCTTTTGATCTGTTTGAGCAAAAAACGCAAATTCTGCGCCTGCTGGATTTCTCCAATCAGGCCGATGGCGTACGAATTTACATCGGTGGCGAGAGCCAGACCGTCCCGTTTGAAGACCTCTCCGTGGTGAGTGCTCCCTATGAGCTGGACGGTAAGGTTGTGGGCACCCTGGGTGTGATCGGCCCCACGCGCATGCACTACGACAAGATGATCCAGATTGTCGACATCACATCCAAATTGGTGAGCAATGCCCTGAGCCACAAGCGTTAG
- a CDS encoding recombinase family protein — translation MLIGYARVSTLDQNMTAQLAAFKRAGIKNIVQEKRSAVRDRPELDRLLAELKKGDVLVVYKLDRLARSVSQFVRVFELLRSRGVAFRSLTESIETDSPHGRMFLHMLSAFAEFERELIRERCLAGQIAARAAGKTWGRKRYFSESEVAEIVLAWRSGWYLQRVLAEMMGVSIACLRDHIYRHEGRGRWVKRVLRK, via the coding sequence ATGCTGATTGGCTACGCTCGTGTTTCGACACTTGATCAAAACATGACTGCTCAACTGGCTGCATTTAAGCGCGCTGGTATTAAAAATATTGTTCAAGAAAAGCGTTCCGCTGTTCGTGATCGGCCTGAGTTGGATCGGCTCCTTGCTGAGCTAAAGAAGGGCGATGTTTTGGTTGTTTACAAGCTCGACAGGCTGGCTCGGTCTGTTTCGCAGTTTGTGCGAGTCTTTGAGTTGTTGCGTTCGCGGGGTGTGGCTTTTCGCTCGCTTACCGAGTCAATAGAGACTGATAGTCCCCATGGGCGCATGTTTCTTCACATGCTTTCTGCATTTGCGGAATTTGAGCGGGAATTGATACGGGAACGGTGTCTTGCTGGTCAGATCGCTGCGCGTGCGGCTGGTAAGACTTGGGGGAGGAAAAGATACTTTTCTGAGTCCGAAGTAGCTGAGATTGTTCTCGCTTGGCGCTCGGGTTGGTATCTACAGCGCGTCCTGGCTGAGATGATGGGGGTGTCGATCGCGTGTCTACGGGATCACATTTATCGGCATGAGGGTAGGGGGCGCTGGGTTAAACGAGTGCTTCGTAAGTAA
- a CDS encoding zonular occludens toxin domain-containing protein: MLHLVTGTNGSGKTLNTLKWVMERATKENRPVAHNGRFKPVPGGPLEGWKQIEFKDWQAEPDGTIFIIDECHNDLPNRPSGAAVPESVKMLAEHRRRGFDFYLISQHPANVDSFVRRLIGSPGWHRHLKRIWGQDVVSCLEWDSVNLNCEKPGSSKSTGTSTTVKFPKEVYTWYESATLHTNKKKIPKAAWMFLIAVAVALVFAYISFGRVSAIGGADSSVTAKAAAGASSASGGGSEGVRPPMTPAEYAASFKSRLGGFPHTAPRYDDVTKPVTAPYPAACVEMKSKGCTCYSQQGTKLLVPDEICTQIVKNGYFVDWEKPQANNSGPAGLQERPSLVAQSAPVPQTVPMPEPKERPSPAALDGYSQGLAARNAQVRSVLQ, encoded by the coding sequence ATGCTCCATCTGGTCACTGGTACAAACGGGTCTGGTAAGACCCTCAACACCCTGAAATGGGTGATGGAACGGGCGACAAAGGAGAACCGTCCCGTTGCCCATAACGGCCGTTTCAAGCCCGTGCCCGGCGGGCCTTTAGAGGGCTGGAAACAGATTGAATTCAAGGACTGGCAGGCAGAACCTGACGGGACTATCTTCATCATTGATGAGTGCCATAACGACCTGCCGAACCGGCCCTCTGGGGCAGCTGTTCCTGAGTCCGTCAAGATGCTTGCCGAGCACCGCCGGCGCGGCTTTGACTTCTACCTGATCTCTCAACATCCCGCTAACGTTGACTCGTTTGTTCGCCGTCTGATTGGCTCTCCTGGCTGGCACCGCCATCTCAAGCGCATCTGGGGTCAGGATGTTGTCTCCTGCCTTGAGTGGGACTCCGTCAATCTCAACTGCGAAAAACCCGGCTCCAGCAAGTCCACCGGCACCAGTACCACTGTCAAATTTCCAAAGGAGGTTTACACGTGGTACGAGTCCGCCACTCTTCACACCAATAAAAAGAAGATCCCCAAAGCTGCTTGGATGTTTCTGATCGCGGTCGCCGTGGCCTTGGTATTCGCCTATATCAGTTTTGGGCGTGTCAGTGCGATTGGCGGCGCGGATTCATCTGTCACTGCCAAGGCTGCGGCGGGGGCCTCCAGCGCAAGCGGGGGCGGGTCTGAGGGGGTGCGTCCTCCTATGACTCCTGCTGAGTACGCTGCTAGTTTTAAATCGCGTCTGGGTGGTTTTCCTCACACTGCGCCGCGGTATGACGATGTGACAAAGCCTGTCACAGCGCCATACCCGGCCGCATGTGTGGAAATGAAGTCCAAAGGCTGTACTTGCTATTCGCAGCAGGGAACCAAGCTGCTGGTGCCAGATGAAATCTGCACCCAGATCGTTAAAAACGGCTACTTCGTTGACTGGGAAAAGCCTCAAGCCAACAACTCGGGCCCGGCTGGGTTGCAAGAGCGTCCGTCTCTTGTTGCTCAGTCGGCGCCAGTTCCTCAGACCGTCCCCATGCCTGAACCCAAAGAGCGTCCTTCTCCTGCGGCTCTTGATGGCTACAGCCAAGGCTTAGCTGCGCGCAATGCTCAGGTCAGGTCGGTACTCCAATGA
- a CDS encoding DUF2523 family protein yields the protein MALPLLGSLGGLLIGLVGGLVGRTLASLGIAFVSYYGVSEALDFLKNLVAQNLHNLPPDVLAILGFCKWVGRSRFCSAACSQTW from the coding sequence ATGGCTCTACCTTTGCTTGGCTCTCTGGGTGGTCTGCTCATCGGTTTGGTGGGTGGTCTGGTGGGGCGCACGCTCGCCTCTCTGGGTATCGCTTTCGTTAGCTATTACGGTGTGTCTGAGGCGCTGGATTTTCTGAAAAATCTGGTGGCTCAGAACCTCCACAATCTGCCCCCTGATGTGTTGGCAATCTTGGGGTTCTGCAAGTGGGTAGGGCGCTCACGATTCTGTTCAGCTGCATGTTCGCAAACATGGTGA
- a CDS encoding virulence factor TspB C-terminal domain-related protein, whose protein sequence is MNTRYYLGGAASDPNYASQSEACNSWAPAASGYSRTVVSGRCVIKRTADNYEYANFSILSFTQCPANSIATSGVCNCNTGYSENGNQCVLNNTNTCNGLSDFCSGLKGGKINLEGKGTASPPGCSADSARPNCAMGCAAEQVGIGVSYKTSDGSWMTSQEYRVTGGTCTLPQPSDVPQKKESDCAGSVGDVNGVRTCVPNQAATGDKKTESAKNPDGTTSNKETSTTCDKGVCTTTTVTTTKDSSGATTSTSSSTSSSSQSSYCASNKSSAVCAATNGDKNPDGKDGTDKGDGKCEGEDCEDKPGKFEGTCASGFTCEGDGISCALAKEVHTRNCQIDALKDGPLYKAWETVKDLGTKNVTTDLPGNKRFDISVTDRDDFLGSGSCPADRVIDFWFGSLALPFSALCPWLQMLGYVNVIFASIAGALIIIRRQS, encoded by the coding sequence ATGAATACCCGCTATTACTTGGGTGGCGCTGCTTCTGATCCTAACTACGCTTCTCAGTCTGAGGCCTGTAACTCTTGGGCTCCTGCGGCGTCTGGCTACTCCAGAACTGTTGTCTCTGGTCGTTGCGTCATCAAGCGCACTGCTGATAACTATGAGTACGCGAATTTTTCAATCCTCTCATTCACCCAGTGCCCTGCAAATTCCATCGCTACAAGCGGCGTCTGCAACTGCAACACTGGTTATTCTGAGAACGGCAATCAGTGCGTCTTAAACAACACCAACACCTGCAATGGCCTCAGTGATTTCTGCTCTGGCCTAAAGGGTGGAAAGATCAACTTAGAAGGGAAGGGGACTGCAAGTCCTCCTGGCTGCTCAGCTGATAGTGCGCGTCCGAATTGCGCCATGGGTTGTGCTGCCGAACAGGTCGGTATTGGTGTCTCTTACAAAACCTCTGACGGCTCTTGGATGACTAGTCAGGAATACCGGGTAACAGGTGGCACTTGCACTCTCCCTCAACCCTCTGACGTTCCTCAGAAAAAAGAGTCGGACTGTGCTGGTTCTGTTGGTGACGTTAATGGGGTTCGTACCTGTGTCCCTAATCAAGCTGCCACTGGTGACAAGAAGACTGAGTCCGCTAAAAATCCTGATGGGACTACCTCTAACAAAGAGACATCTACCACCTGTGACAAGGGTGTCTGTACCACCACTACGGTGACTACCACCAAGGATAGTTCTGGGGCTACCACCAGCACCTCCAGCTCCACCTCTTCAAGCTCCCAAAGTTCGTACTGCGCTAGCAATAAATCCAGCGCTGTTTGTGCCGCCACAAACGGCGACAAGAACCCGGACGGCAAGGATGGAACCGACAAGGGGGATGGCAAGTGTGAGGGCGAAGACTGCGAAGACAAGCCCGGTAAGTTTGAAGGCACCTGCGCAAGTGGTTTCACTTGTGAAGGTGACGGCATTAGTTGTGCGCTTGCCAAGGAAGTTCATACCCGCAATTGCCAGATTGATGCTCTCAAGGATGGCCCTTTGTACAAGGCTTGGGAGACCGTCAAGGACTTGGGTACTAAGAACGTCACGACTGACCTCCCGGGTAACAAGCGCTTTGACATATCTGTCACTGACCGGGATGACTTTCTTGGCTCGGGCAGTTGCCCTGCTGATCGAGTCATTGACTTCTGGTTCGGCTCTCTGGCGTTGCCGTTTTCTGCGCTGTGTCCTTGGCTGCAAATGCTCGGTTACGTCAACGTCATCTTTGCGTCTATTGCGGGCGCTCTCATCATCATTAGGAGGCAGTCGTAA
- a CDS encoding major capsid protein, translating to MGKKLKLALAAVPAFVLATVGTAHAEAVDVTTLVADITGQKASVGSIGLAILGVVLAIVCFNWIRRSIK from the coding sequence ATGGGTAAAAAACTGAAACTGGCCCTCGCGGCTGTTCCTGCGTTCGTTCTGGCAACTGTGGGCACTGCTCATGCTGAGGCTGTTGATGTCACAACTTTGGTTGCTGACATCACTGGTCAAAAGGCATCTGTCGGCTCCATCGGTCTGGCCATTCTTGGCGTGGTTTTGGCCATCGTCTGCTTCAACTGGATCCGTCGCTCCATCAAGTAA
- a CDS encoding NAD kinase, translating to MTSTFRHIALIGKYHTPDAGAPSDAASEALLRIASYVRSLGCEVILDTQSAIYAGLSDYPSMDVDGLGKYCDLGLVVGGDGTMLGVCRHLARYGTPLVGINQGRLGFVTDIALDEFEASITPILQGEYEEDERPLMHALVMRDGQCVFEAQAMNDVVVNRGSTSGMVELRIEVGGHFVSNQRADGLIVATPTGSTAYALSAGGPMLHPSIPAWVMVPIAPHNLSNRPIVLPDSQEITIEVVGGRGDVSANFDMQSLASLQHGDRILVTRANHSVHFLHPKGWNYFSTLRKKLGWNEGGS from the coding sequence ATGACATCCACGTTCCGCCATATTGCCTTGATCGGCAAGTACCACACCCCCGACGCAGGCGCCCCATCCGACGCTGCCAGCGAAGCTTTGCTGCGCATTGCGTCTTATGTGCGCAGTCTGGGTTGCGAGGTGATTCTGGATACCCAGTCTGCGATCTATGCAGGCCTGTCTGACTACCCAAGCATGGACGTGGATGGCCTGGGCAAGTATTGCGACCTGGGCTTGGTCGTGGGTGGCGATGGCACCATGCTGGGCGTCTGCCGTCATCTGGCTCGCTACGGCACGCCCTTGGTGGGTATTAATCAAGGGCGCCTTGGCTTTGTCACCGATATTGCGCTGGATGAGTTTGAAGCCTCCATCACGCCCATTCTGCAAGGCGAGTACGAAGAAGACGAGCGCCCCCTGATGCACGCCCTCGTCATGCGTGATGGTCAATGCGTATTTGAAGCCCAGGCCATGAACGACGTGGTGGTCAACCGTGGCTCAACCTCTGGCATGGTGGAGCTGCGCATTGAGGTGGGCGGGCACTTTGTCTCCAACCAGCGCGCCGATGGTCTGATTGTTGCCACGCCCACTGGCTCAACCGCCTACGCGCTGTCTGCCGGCGGGCCCATGCTGCACCCCTCTATTCCCGCGTGGGTGATGGTGCCCATTGCGCCGCACAACCTCTCGAACCGCCCCATTGTTCTGCCCGATTCTCAGGAGATCACGATTGAAGTCGTCGGAGGGCGCGGCGATGTCAGCGCGAACTTTGACATGCAATCTCTCGCATCGCTGCAGCACGGCGACCGCATTCTGGTCACCCGCGCCAATCACAGCGTGCACTTTCTGCATCCCAAGGGCTGGAATTACTTCTCCACCCTGCGCAAAAAACTGGGCTGGAATGAAGGGGGCTCCTGA